The following nucleotide sequence is from Candidatus Aminicenantes bacterium.
GCTATGAAAAAGACCTGTTTCTGGAAATAAAAAGGCTGCATAAACCGATCATTGCGGTTTTGAACAAGGTAGACAACCTCGATGCCTATTTGCAGCCGCAGTCGTACTATGCGCTGAAAAACGACTATATTCAAATTTCGGCCGAACACAACCTTGGTGTCGAGGTTCTCTTCGAAAAAATATCCCAAACCCTGCATGTGGACAGCCAGCCGGAATCCGACTTCAGCACTGGAGCTCGGATCAGCATCATCGGCAAACCGAACGTGGGAAAATCTTCGCTCATCAACAAGATTCTCAACGACGATATGGTCATCGTCAGCCCGCTGCCGGGGACGACCCGTGATTCGGTCGATCTGGAAGTAAGGCGCAACCAGCAGACCTTTATTCTTGTCGATAATGCCGGGATACGCAAGCTCCAAAAAATAGCCGAGGATACCGAGAGCGCCGCCGTCATTCGCGCCGAAAAGGAGATGGGCAATTCCGACGTCATCGTTTTTGTCATCGACATCAGCAAGCGCATAGATCAAAACGACATGCTGATCGCCCAGAAGATTGTTCGCGCCGCCAAGCCGGTCATTATTGCCGGCAACAAAGCCGACCTGCTCGCCGAAGGGGTCAACAGCAACAAATTCCTGGAGCTGACCAAGACCAGGTTCAATTCGCTCTATTTTGCTCCGATTATAGCCGTTTCAGCGCTTACCGGCAAGAACATTTTCCAGCTTTTCGACCAGGCGGTCGCCATCAATGAAAAACTGGTTGCCAAAGTAAAAATTTCGGCTTTAAATGAAATGGTCAAAAAGATCCTGCGCGAGAGGAAGCTGATTACCTCGGATAAGCGGATCTTCAACCCGAAATTTGTTTCCATAGAATCCTATCGCCCTTTTTTCATCAAATTTCACTGCAAATCCTCCAGCAGACTGAACGATTCCGATGAACTTTTCTTGAAAAAAAGATTGAACCAGGAATTGAATCTCATCGGCATTCCTATCTATTTCAAAGTTGTATCTTCCCGCTGATCGTCTCTCATTGATGTCGACGCGTCGACATTGATGTTTAGTAGTGACAGGTCGCGACCCGCATCGGGACAAGCCCTGTCACTACCATCTGTCATGTCTTTTCGAAATTAATATCTATGAGATTTTTTCTTGACTTTCCCTGTCCGATAATTTATCATTGTGCAATTGCCAAAGGAGATCAACGTGATTATCACCATTGCCAATCAGAAAGGGGGAGTGGGCAAAACCACGACTTCCATCAATATTTCTGCGGCTTTCGCGTTTCTGGGCTATAAGACGCTGCTCATCGACATGGATCCCCAGGCCAACTCCACCGTGACTTTCATTGAGAAAAACGAGCAGAAATATTCCTTGTACGATTTCCTGGAAAATGTCGATCTGACCTTCGAATCGGTGGTTCAAAACACCAATATCATCAATCTGGCCCTGCTGCCTTCATCGATCGCGTTGGCCAAGCTGGAATCGAAGCTGGTAGGGGAGATCGACGGCCATTTTCGCCTCAAGGACAGGCTCGATAACTTCAAATACAAATATGACTTCATCATCATCGACACGCCGCCGACTCTGGGACTTATAACCATCAATTCGTTCGTTGCCGCCACTCATTTGCTTATCCCCATCCAATCATCGTATTTCGCCCTTGAGGGGACCGACGACCTGCTCGAGACTTTTGAAAAAGTGCGTGCCAGAAGCAATCCCGACCTGACGCTGCTGGGCGTGCTGATCACCCTGCACGACAGGAGGGTCGTCATCGCCCAAGACAGCGAAGCCCACATCCGCAAGCTGTTTGGCGATAAAGTTTTCAAAACCATCATATCCAAGAGCGTCCGCCTCGAAGAAAGCCCGGCTTTCAAGGAATCCATTTTCACCTTTGCCCCGAATTCGAGAGGGGCGGTCGAATACCAAGCTTTGGCTAAGGAAATATTAAAAAATGGCTAAAAAAGTCGGTTTGCCGGAATTCATCAAAATGAAGCATGATCACCACCTGGTCGACGAAATATCCACGCGCACGAAAACGCCGGTTACCCGCAATATTCC
It contains:
- the der gene encoding ribosome biogenesis GTPase Der — its product is MSSIPLITIIGVPNTGKSTLFNRMVGRRKALVHSQAGMTRDIFRQKFKIDQNWYYLQDSGGFFLDKNTINSEINKKIFKAARNSQLIIFLFDGKRELLGYEKDLFLEIKRLHKPIIAVLNKVDNLDAYLQPQSYYALKNDYIQISAEHNLGVEVLFEKISQTLHVDSQPESDFSTGARISIIGKPNVGKSSLINKILNDDMVIVSPLPGTTRDSVDLEVRRNQQTFILVDNAGIRKLQKIAEDTESAAVIRAEKEMGNSDVIVFVIDISKRIDQNDMLIAQKIVRAAKPVIIAGNKADLLAEGVNSNKFLELTKTRFNSLYFAPIIAVSALTGKNIFQLFDQAVAINEKLVAKVKISALNEMVKKILRERKLITSDKRIFNPKFVSIESYRPFFIKFHCKSSSRLNDSDELFLKKRLNQELNLIGIPIYFKVVSSR
- a CDS encoding ParA family protein; the protein is MIITIANQKGGVGKTTTSINISAAFAFLGYKTLLIDMDPQANSTVTFIEKNEQKYSLYDFLENVDLTFESVVQNTNIINLALLPSSIALAKLESKLVGEIDGHFRLKDRLDNFKYKYDFIIIDTPPTLGLITINSFVAATHLLIPIQSSYFALEGTDDLLETFEKVRARSNPDLTLLGVLITLHDRRVVIAQDSEAHIRKLFGDKVFKTIISKSVRLEESPAFKESIFTFAPNSRGAVEYQALAKEILKNG